In one window of Candidatus Scalindua sp. DNA:
- a CDS encoding O-antigen ligase family protein: MWLAIILFTAVITGIALCDEKWIYFGLILSPFIIYVCIEKPYIFPFGLYAFLLPFGEVLSVEGFESGATLTKFIGALTIPVLCFKGAFEKRLNKPDIASIWWVLFITYGICTVWWAVEPEATLSRISTAMGLIIVYLVVASYKFQKSEYETIKLFMVAGGFLSALFAIYNFGTIQNFSRVNLLHSETGRTGASDYAFSIAIPISICVGMVMKQNSKMIKGLFGFALVAMIFTVLISGSRGGMVGVSTIFIVYILSSKKKITTGIVLIIIGIILIPFIPDFVYERWGAATETGGAGRLDIWYVGLRVLKKYWLFGTGLDNFYYAYEEFAHYAPTFKGMNRSAHNIFLKYFAELGIIGFTLFLLAIMKHYKVIKTRSSQYDIEAIMLKAAFWGMIVSSLFIDSSWRKSFWLLWMIIMIRRNTLSEEEIYETKSNSILR; encoded by the coding sequence ATGTGGCTGGCGATTATATTATTTACTGCTGTGATCACTGGAATAGCTCTGTGTGATGAAAAGTGGATATATTTTGGACTGATACTAAGCCCCTTTATAATTTATGTTTGCATAGAAAAACCGTATATTTTTCCTTTTGGATTATATGCATTTTTACTTCCCTTTGGTGAAGTTCTATCAGTGGAAGGATTTGAGAGCGGGGCAACGTTGACTAAATTCATTGGGGCTCTGACAATTCCGGTCTTGTGCTTTAAAGGGGCTTTTGAAAAAAGATTGAACAAGCCGGATATTGCGTCAATTTGGTGGGTTTTATTCATTACATATGGTATTTGTACTGTATGGTGGGCGGTTGAACCTGAGGCAACGCTGTCCAGAATTTCAACAGCTATGGGCTTGATAATTGTTTATTTAGTAGTTGCAAGTTATAAATTTCAAAAAAGTGAGTATGAAACAATTAAATTGTTTATGGTCGCTGGAGGATTTCTTTCTGCATTATTTGCAATCTATAACTTTGGAACCATTCAAAACTTTTCGAGAGTTAACCTGTTACATTCTGAGACAGGAAGAACGGGAGCAAGTGACTATGCATTTTCTATTGCCATTCCTATCTCCATTTGTGTTGGAATGGTAATGAAGCAAAACAGTAAAATGATTAAAGGCTTGTTTGGTTTTGCATTGGTTGCAATGATTTTTACGGTTCTGATCTCAGGCTCACGTGGTGGAATGGTTGGAGTGTCGACTATCTTTATAGTATATATCCTTTCTTCGAAGAAAAAAATAACCACTGGTATCGTGTTAATTATAATTGGGATTATACTGATACCATTTATCCCGGACTTTGTTTATGAGAGATGGGGAGCTGCAACCGAAACTGGTGGTGCCGGAAGGCTTGATATTTGGTATGTGGGGTTAAGGGTTCTGAAGAAATATTGGTTGTTTGGAACTGGGCTTGACAATTTTTATTATGCCTATGAAGAGTTTGCTCATTATGCTCCCACTTTCAAAGGAATGAACCGTAGTGCACACAATATATTCTTAAAGTATTTTGCTGAACTTGGGATTATTGGGTTTACCTTGTTTCTTTTGGCAATAATGAAACACTATAAAGTAATTAAAACACGATCTTCTCAGTATGATATTGAGGCAATTATGCTTAAAGCAGCTTTTTGGGGAATGATAGTGTCCAGTTTATTCATTGATTCTTCCTGGAGAAAATCTTTCTGGCTGCTTTGGATGATAATAATGATACGCAGGAATACTTTGAGTGAAGAAGAGATTTATGAAACAAAAAGTAACTCTATTTTAAGGTAA
- a CDS encoding glycosyltransferase family 4 protein — translation MNAGFEVSLIAKHYKDDMVDGIRIIALPESKNRIDRMFTITFKAFLLALKEKADIYHFHDPELLLIGVLLKLFTGKKIIYDVHEDYQQKILSKRWIKETLRKPLAYSFRIIEKLSSSFFDYVFTADSYTKLKFDDKKSKVIANYPPLRFINGLKKNKQDSTFELIYVGSISEDRGGYVMIEAMKYLQHTDIELHILGNCDDQELIDLFSKIPNVKYHGCLPWEEVSTYLINADVGLVLFQPVPGFLYYPGENIIKLFEYMSAGLAVIISDFPKLKKLINDIGCGISVDPENPRKIAESIEYLYKNPDIKTEMSEKGKNAFLEKYNWDNESDKVVNVYRAI, via the coding sequence GTGAATGCAGGTTTTGAGGTTTCCCTTATTGCTAAACATTATAAAGATGATATGGTTGACGGGATTAGAATTATTGCACTTCCTGAATCTAAGAACCGTATTGATCGTATGTTCACCATAACTTTCAAAGCCTTCCTGCTTGCCTTAAAGGAAAAAGCTGATATTTACCATTTTCATGATCCAGAACTTTTACTTATAGGGGTATTATTGAAATTATTTACCGGTAAAAAGATAATCTACGACGTACATGAAGATTATCAGCAAAAAATACTATCAAAAAGATGGATTAAGGAAACACTAAGAAAGCCTCTTGCATATTCTTTTAGAATTATAGAGAAACTTTCAAGCAGTTTTTTTGACTATGTATTTACTGCAGACTCTTATACTAAGTTGAAATTTGACGACAAAAAATCTAAGGTTATCGCTAATTATCCTCCTTTAAGGTTTATAAATGGTTTGAAGAAAAACAAACAAGACAGTACGTTTGAACTGATATATGTAGGGAGTATTTCTGAAGACAGGGGAGGCTATGTAATGATAGAAGCAATGAAATACTTACAACATACAGATATTGAGTTACACATACTTGGAAATTGTGATGATCAGGAGTTGATTGATCTTTTTTCTAAAATTCCAAATGTTAAATATCATGGTTGCTTACCATGGGAAGAGGTAAGTACCTATCTTATCAATGCTGATGTTGGACTTGTATTATTCCAACCTGTTCCTGGTTTTCTTTATTATCCGGGAGAGAATATTATAAAATTGTTTGAATATATGAGTGCTGGATTAGCGGTAATAATTTCAGATTTCCCAAAACTAAAAAAACTTATAAATGACATTGGTTGTGGGATTTCTGTAGATCCTGAAAATCCTAGAAAAATTGCAGAATCCATTGAATATTTGTATAAAAACCCAGATATTAAAACAGAAATGAGTGAAAAGGGGAAAAATGCGTTTCTGGAAAAATATAACTGGGACAATGAGAGTGATAAGGTGGTCAATGTATATCGAGCGATATAA
- a CDS encoding glycosyltransferase family 2 protein has translation MSDNRSISIIIPCRNEEKFIGECLNSLIDNAYGENRVEILVVDGMSDDGTRAIIKKFSEMYPFIKLFDNPKRVTPVALNIGVRAALGEYVTILGSHSKVDHNFIKINIDSLSKFNVDCVGGVLETLPSNSNLIAQSIALATSHMFGVGNAYFRTGADKPKHVDTVPFGCYKREVFEKIGLFDEDLVRNQDDEFNLRLIKNGGKVLLVPGIKSYYVARDSLSKLWKMYYQYGYFKPLVARKVGGVLTWRQLMPSIFIISLITFGTMSLFVKYCIWLFLLIITLYLFINFAFSFSIALRKGKKKFFPLIIVFSTLHFSYGLGYLKGIFDFIVFKKYKKQIIVDVPLTR, from the coding sequence ATGTCGGATAATCGAAGCATATCTATTATAATTCCTTGCCGCAATGAGGAAAAGTTTATTGGAGAATGTCTTAATTCTTTAATTGATAATGCATATGGAGAAAACAGGGTTGAGATTCTGGTTGTAGATGGAATGAGTGATGATGGTACGAGGGCTATTATTAAAAAATTTTCTGAAATGTATCCATTCATTAAACTCTTTGATAATCCTAAAAGAGTAACACCCGTAGCCCTGAATATCGGCGTAAGAGCAGCATTGGGAGAGTATGTAACAATTTTAGGAAGTCACTCAAAAGTGGACCATAATTTTATCAAAATCAATATTGATAGTTTATCAAAATTCAATGTTGATTGTGTTGGTGGCGTATTGGAAACTCTTCCGTCAAACAGTAATCTCATTGCTCAATCAATTGCTTTAGCTACTTCACATATGTTTGGAGTCGGAAACGCATATTTCAGGACCGGTGCGGACAAACCCAAACATGTTGATACCGTACCTTTTGGATGCTATAAGAGAGAAGTTTTTGAAAAAATAGGTCTTTTTGATGAGGATCTAGTGAGAAACCAAGATGATGAGTTCAACCTGAGATTAATAAAGAATGGAGGTAAGGTACTTCTGGTACCTGGTATCAAGTCTTATTACGTTGCAAGAGATTCGCTATCTAAACTTTGGAAGATGTATTATCAATATGGCTATTTTAAGCCTTTAGTTGCCAGGAAAGTAGGGGGTGTCCTAACCTGGCGTCAGCTAATGCCATCCATTTTTATTATCAGTTTAATTACCTTTGGTACTATGTCTTTGTTTGTAAAGTATTGTATATGGCTGTTTTTGTTAATTATTACGCTTTATTTATTTATTAATTTCGCATTTTCTTTTTCAATCGCCTTGCGAAAAGGTAAAAAAAAGTTTTTTCCTTTAATTATTGTTTTTTCAACTCTTCATTTTAGTTACGGATTAGGTTATCTAAAAGGCATTTTCGATTTTATCGTTTTTAAAAAATATAAGAAACAGATTATAGTGGATGTCCCGTTGACAAGATAA
- a CDS encoding GNAT family N-acetyltransferase, giving the protein MVFNVERAGSENVGQISTIHLQAFQGEFLSSLGKGFLDAYYKNYLYGSDQLLLVAKVQDKTIGFVSGTLNSEKFYQCLFKNNFFLITKLTLKSFLVNKNFRSHILKKQYFMKKAIKSRFLEKKTDKNNQKKKDVTNGKRCSLISIAVLDEFRGKGVAVDLVGRFEEEMKKLGASTCALYVKKENLRGVGFYKKTGWQTSPTQTNDSVKFTKDFC; this is encoded by the coding sequence ATGGTATTTAATGTAGAGCGGGCGGGTTCTGAAAATGTTGGACAGATTAGTACGATTCACTTACAAGCTTTTCAAGGTGAATTTTTGAGTAGCCTTGGAAAGGGTTTTTTAGATGCGTATTATAAAAACTATCTTTATGGATCTGATCAATTATTACTGGTAGCAAAAGTACAGGATAAAACAATCGGATTTGTTTCTGGAACGCTTAATTCAGAAAAGTTTTATCAATGTCTGTTTAAAAATAATTTTTTTCTTATAACTAAATTGACCTTAAAAAGCTTTTTAGTGAATAAAAACTTTAGAAGCCATATACTCAAAAAACAATATTTTATGAAAAAAGCTATAAAATCAAGGTTTTTAGAGAAAAAAACAGATAAAAACAATCAAAAGAAAAAGGATGTAACTAATGGTAAACGTTGCAGCCTCATATCAATCGCCGTACTTGATGAATTTCGCGGTAAAGGTGTTGCTGTTGATTTAGTTGGAAGATTTGAAGAAGAGATGAAAAAGTTGGGAGCATCAACATGTGCACTTTATGTTAAGAAGGAGAATCTGAGAGGTGTAGGTTTTTATAAAAAAACAGGTTGGCAAACTTCTCCAACACAAACCAATGACTCTGTAAAGTTTACTAAAGATTTTTGTTAA
- a CDS encoding GNAT family N-acetyltransferase has protein sequence MIIKPLEQYDRELYAECAKEYGTVFNSLDWLLIFGDKVQIYGIYNKGGELTGGFHLYKEKKLGFSLYCDPPFTPTIGPFLKVESTNPVSIMDTWKKLLSSLSDFIESMPYLIISLSLDRRIVDTQPFIWKKFKVIPGYTYLVNLSLSVDEIWSKMSSERRKNINKGLKDGLVTTKLDNFEIIKSLVVKSFTRQRMIVSESYLDKILFKFSNNCNSFAFVTSKNGNPIGGTFCVYDNNRAYYLLGGYDSDKKHHGAGTLSMWESIKYARNLGLKYFDFEGSMIPQIEKYLRGFGGELSPFFRINKAIIPIEIILKFYKRQLF, from the coding sequence ATGATAATTAAGCCATTAGAACAATATGATAGAGAGTTATATGCTGAATGTGCAAAAGAATATGGCACTGTTTTCAATTCACTGGATTGGTTATTAATATTTGGTGATAAAGTACAAATTTACGGGATTTATAATAAAGGAGGAGAATTAACAGGAGGGTTTCATTTATATAAAGAGAAAAAGTTAGGTTTTTCTCTTTATTGTGATCCTCCGTTTACACCAACAATTGGTCCTTTTTTAAAGGTTGAATCAACAAATCCGGTGAGCATTATGGATACGTGGAAAAAACTGTTATCGTCACTTAGTGATTTTATTGAAAGTATGCCTTATTTAATAATCTCACTTTCTCTAGACAGGAGAATTGTAGATACGCAGCCTTTTATCTGGAAGAAGTTTAAGGTTATTCCGGGGTACACATATCTAGTAAATCTCTCTCTATCTGTTGATGAAATTTGGAGTAAAATGTCTAGCGAAAGAAGAAAAAATATTAATAAGGGATTAAAAGATGGATTGGTAACGACAAAACTTGATAACTTCGAGATAATTAAATCGCTTGTTGTTAAGTCTTTTACAAGGCAGAGGATGATAGTCAGTGAATCTTATTTAGACAAAATCCTTTTTAAATTTTCTAATAATTGCAATAGCTTTGCATTTGTCACATCCAAAAATGGGAATCCAATCGGGGGGACATTTTGTGTGTACGATAATAATAGAGCCTATTACCTTCTCGGAGGTTATGATTCTGACAAAAAACATCATGGTGCAGGGACATTATCTATGTGGGAATCTATAAAGTATGCTAGAAATTTAGGGTTAAAATATTTTGATTTTGAAGGGTCGATGATTCCTCAGATAGAAAAATATTTAAGAGGTTTTGGTGGCGAATTATCACCATTTTTTAGAATAAACAAGGCTATTATACCCATAGAAATAATTTTGAAATTTTACAAAAGGCAGCTTTTTTAA
- a CDS encoding glycosyltransferase, giving the protein MNLIVLSHIFPRKSAPTYGTFVEEQVQALKKKVRGEITVISPIPWSPRFLWFRKKWREYGQVEKESVRMGINVRYKRYVLIPGKFFLPIEGFLMYLSVRSLIKTLIKANKSRIILHAHTVLPDGLAAIFLKKKFGIKIVCTAHGSDINLYPFRTKFIYVMTKYVLRRADALVGVSEKLQEKIRDISQRDDVKVVTNGVNPEKITGNNIRLNTRNLKNDTLSILFVGKLCFEKGIKELLNTFKLLSKEHKHLHLIMVGKNTIPKWIESFIKENQMYDSITLTGPVDHEDLKKYYSSASIFVLPSHIEGMPTVMFEAMANRLPIIISRVGGVEEVIKEGINGLLVEPRSEEELHRKLNLVIKEKSLRDAIGMKAYDEVLSKYTWDHNADKMSFIYKDVLQIN; this is encoded by the coding sequence GTGAATTTGATAGTTCTTTCTCATATTTTTCCGAGAAAAAGTGCACCAACCTATGGTACCTTTGTTGAAGAACAAGTTCAGGCGTTAAAAAAGAAAGTAAGAGGAGAGATAACGGTTATTTCACCCATTCCCTGGTCACCCAGATTCTTATGGTTCAGAAAGAAATGGAGAGAATATGGCCAAGTAGAAAAGGAATCAGTTAGAATGGGAATAAATGTGCGTTACAAACGATATGTTTTAATACCTGGGAAGTTTTTCTTGCCTATCGAAGGATTCTTAATGTATCTGTCAGTCAGGTCTCTCATAAAAACACTTATAAAAGCAAATAAAAGCAGAATTATACTGCATGCTCATACAGTGTTACCTGATGGCCTTGCAGCCATTTTTCTTAAAAAAAAATTCGGTATCAAGATAGTATGTACCGCTCACGGCAGTGATATCAACTTGTATCCATTTAGAACGAAATTTATCTATGTAATGACAAAGTATGTACTGAGAAGGGCAGATGCACTTGTTGGAGTAAGTGAGAAACTGCAAGAAAAGATCAGGGATATTTCTCAGAGAGATGATGTTAAAGTTGTAACAAACGGGGTAAACCCCGAAAAAATTACAGGGAATAATATCAGGCTGAATACCCGTAATTTGAAGAATGATACCTTATCTATTCTATTCGTCGGAAAACTTTGCTTCGAAAAGGGGATTAAGGAACTATTAAATACCTTTAAATTATTAAGTAAAGAGCATAAGCATTTGCACCTTATCATGGTTGGAAAGAATACTATTCCTAAATGGATTGAATCCTTTATTAAGGAAAATCAAATGTACGATTCAATTACATTAACAGGGCCTGTAGATCATGAGGATCTGAAAAAATACTATTCAAGTGCATCAATATTTGTACTTCCATCACACATTGAGGGTATGCCCACTGTTATGTTCGAGGCAATGGCTAACAGGCTTCCAATCATAATCAGTCGAGTCGGAGGTGTTGAAGAGGTTATCAAAGAAGGTATTAATGGACTGCTGGTTGAGCCGCGCTCAGAAGAAGAGTTACACCGGAAACTAAATCTGGTGATAAAAGAAAAATCCTTAAGAGACGCTATCGGAATGAAGGCTTATGATGAAGTATTATCAAAATATACCTGGGATCATAATGCGGACAAAATGAGTTTTATTTATAAAGATGTCCTGCAAATCAACTAG
- a CDS encoding asparagine synthase-related protein, protein MPGLSFLCDFRGDLTQNESMISKALDSMLHYGHYKKNLLLKEREFILASTFYEEYPIKAFESEEFLIYLEGKIYDMSESLLEGYLYTLARNVFQCQDKSNEQIRDWLLKTDGDFVVFILHKSSNEVAIVNDALGHLPLYCYKTDDKLILSREIRFISKLINKATFDRMAIAQYLLFSFTLGKRTLLENVFRVEPSTLVKINFRNSKIEIINIHRFNFEKKKYWKRKIKENVNQLAVIFDEACKNRTKLEGYKDVLSLSGGLDSRAVGASLKENNLLLYGATYLDLENIHKKDAEVAEQIAKELNIDWTLFRINPPEGKDCLRLLKIKNGLNFLSMSYILPFLEDIKEKYGSNVNLFTGDGGDRTITCMIPYNKLKSPKDLLNYIVSTNQIFTLDVVSNITRIQKSEIIDNIISHVLSYPEKDFNQKYVHFMIYENAINWVGEGADRNRFYFWTSAPLWSIHFFNYAMNCPDRQKLYYNLYRKFLYKLSPKVAAIEYPNWNAPAMSKRLIVKLFIISKLPRKFKEVTKKWLATNASTYANDASIMKCLNDQLNSCDYFSEYLDSSKIRSNAVNYNKRQIETLFTITSYIEECKSNKSTIEKYSRAEFI, encoded by the coding sequence ATGCCTGGTTTAAGCTTTCTATGTGATTTCAGGGGGGATTTGACACAAAATGAATCTATGATTTCGAAGGCATTAGATTCAATGCTTCATTATGGACATTATAAAAAAAATCTTCTTTTAAAAGAGAGAGAATTCATCTTAGCATCTACTTTTTATGAAGAATATCCCATTAAAGCATTTGAAAGTGAAGAATTCTTAATATACCTTGAAGGTAAGATTTATGATATGAGTGAATCTTTGTTAGAAGGTTATTTATATACTTTAGCAAGAAATGTATTCCAATGTCAGGATAAATCAAATGAGCAAATCAGAGATTGGTTATTAAAAACCGATGGAGATTTCGTTGTTTTTATTTTACATAAGAGTTCTAATGAAGTTGCTATTGTTAACGATGCTTTAGGTCATTTGCCTTTGTACTGCTACAAAACTGATGATAAGTTGATACTTTCCAGAGAAATACGGTTTATTTCAAAATTAATTAATAAAGCAACGTTTGACCGGATGGCAATTGCTCAATATTTATTATTTAGTTTTACGCTCGGGAAAAGGACATTATTGGAAAATGTTTTTCGTGTAGAACCATCAACTCTTGTAAAAATTAATTTTAGAAATTCAAAGATTGAAATCATTAATATACATAGGTTTAATTTTGAGAAAAAAAAATATTGGAAAAGAAAAATTAAGGAAAATGTTAATCAGTTAGCAGTTATATTTGATGAAGCTTGTAAAAACAGAACAAAGTTAGAAGGTTATAAAGATGTCCTTTCTTTAAGTGGCGGTTTGGATTCAAGGGCAGTTGGGGCGTCTTTAAAAGAAAATAACCTTCTGCTTTACGGTGCTACATATCTGGATTTAGAAAATATTCATAAAAAAGATGCAGAAGTTGCTGAACAAATTGCAAAGGAATTAAACATTGATTGGACTTTGTTCAGGATAAACCCTCCTGAAGGTAAAGACTGTTTGCGATTATTAAAAATTAAAAATGGATTGAATTTTCTTTCGATGAGCTATATTCTGCCTTTTCTGGAAGATATAAAAGAAAAATACGGTTCAAACGTAAACCTCTTCACCGGGGACGGTGGAGATAGAACAATCACCTGCATGATACCTTATAATAAATTGAAAAGCCCAAAAGATTTACTGAATTATATTGTATCAACCAATCAAATTTTTACGTTAGATGTTGTGTCAAATATTACAAGGATACAAAAAAGTGAAATAATTGATAACATTATAAGCCATGTATTATCTTATCCAGAAAAAGATTTTAATCAGAAATATGTTCATTTTATGATTTATGAAAATGCTATTAATTGGGTCGGTGAAGGTGCGGACAGAAATAGATTTTATTTCTGGACGTCAGCTCCATTATGGTCTATTCACTTTTTTAACTATGCGATGAATTGTCCTGACAGACAAAAACTCTATTACAACCTTTATAGAAAATTTCTGTATAAATTGTCTCCGAAAGTGGCTGCTATTGAATATCCAAATTGGAATGCACCTGCAATGTCAAAAAGACTGATAGTTAAGCTTTTTATAATATCTAAATTACCTCGGAAATTTAAGGAAGTGACCAAGAAATGGTTAGCAACAAATGCGAGTACATATGCAAATGACGCAAGTATTATGAAATGCTTGAATGACCAGCTTAATAGTTGTGATTATTTTTCTGAATATTTAGATAGTTCAAAAATCAGAAGCAATGCTGTTAATTATAATAAAAGACAAATTGAAACATTGTTTACTATTACATCCTATATAGAAGAATGTAAAAGTAATAAAAGTACCATAGAAAAATATAGCAGAGCTGAATTTATATAA